One Campylobacter concisus DNA segment encodes these proteins:
- a CDS encoding class 1 fructose-bisphosphatase yields MQELNQIFNTIKDIAKEISEVIKYADLGYTTHENATGDTQLKLDVKSDEIITAKFKQLSCVKALISEEKEDELEINKNAKFIIAYDPLDGSSLVDVNFAVGSIFGIYEDEVKPENLIAAAYSIYGPRLELVIAEKKGALPKFYRLGKDGEFKFVKELELKEKGKLNATGATQKGWSQTHRNFINELFNEGYRLRYSGAMVSDLHQILLKGGGLFSYPATSDHPNGKLRVVFEVLPFAFIYENAKGATSNGKNQTLFDIKIEKIHQTTPCFFGSRDEISLLHKFYEQK; encoded by the coding sequence ATGCAAGAACTAAACCAAATTTTTAATACGATAAAAGATATCGCAAAAGAGATAAGCGAAGTCATAAAATACGCCGATCTTGGCTACACAACTCACGAAAATGCAACTGGCGACACCCAGCTAAAGCTTGATGTGAAAAGCGACGAAATCATCACCGCTAAATTTAAGCAGCTTTCATGCGTAAAAGCGCTAATTAGCGAAGAGAAAGAGGATGAGCTTGAGATAAACAAAAATGCTAAATTTATCATCGCTTACGATCCACTCGATGGCTCAAGCCTAGTTGATGTAAATTTCGCCGTTGGTTCGATCTTTGGCATCTACGAAGACGAGGTAAAACCAGAAAATTTAATAGCCGCAGCTTACAGCATCTATGGTCCAAGACTTGAGCTAGTAATTGCTGAGAAAAAGGGCGCTTTGCCTAAATTTTACAGGCTTGGCAAAGATGGCGAGTTTAAATTTGTAAAAGAGCTTGAGCTAAAAGAAAAAGGCAAGCTAAATGCCACGGGAGCAACACAAAAAGGCTGGAGCCAAACGCATAGAAATTTCATAAACGAGCTATTTAACGAGGGCTACAGGCTAAGATACTCAGGTGCGATGGTGAGCGACTTGCATCAAATTTTACTAAAAGGCGGCGGTCTTTTTAGCTACCCAGCAACGAGCGATCACCCAAATGGCAAGCTAAGGGTTGTCTTTGAAGTGTTGCCATTTGCCTTTATATATGAAAACGCAAAGGGCGCAACCTCAAACGGCAAAAACCAAACACTTTTTGATATAAAAATAGAAAAAATTCACCAAACTACGCCATGCTTTTTTGGCTCGCGTGATGAAATTTCACTTTTGCATAAATTTTACGAGCAAAAATAA
- the mobB gene encoding molybdopterin-guanine dinucleotide biosynthesis protein B → MKRLAIAFSGPSNSGKTTLILKVAKKFIDDGLKVVVVKHDPGDKAKFDVEGKDSFKFSQAGADVVVMSPTRTTYFSQSSQEIDEVIRMIGEFDMLLVEGLKTLPLPRLSVFKGEIDEAYLSFSDAIATYKKQIPYEITNLNLDDIDAICAWIIKNAKAV, encoded by the coding sequence ATGAAAAGACTTGCCATTGCTTTTTCTGGCCCTTCAAATAGCGGAAAAACGACGCTTATCTTAAAAGTCGCAAAAAAATTTATAGATGATGGGCTAAAGGTCGTTGTGGTCAAGCACGACCCAGGCGACAAGGCCAAATTTGACGTTGAAGGCAAGGATAGCTTTAAATTTTCCCAGGCAGGAGCCGACGTAGTCGTGATGAGTCCGACTAGAACGACTTATTTTTCACAAAGCTCACAAGAGATAGACGAGGTCATAAGGATGATCGGCGAGTTTGACATGCTCTTGGTCGAGGGGCTAAAGACGCTACCACTGCCAAGACTAAGTGTCTTTAAGGGCGAGATCGACGAAGCATATCTTAGCTTTTCAGACGCGATCGCCACTTATAAAAAGCAGATCCCATACGAGATCACAAATCTAAATTTAGACGATATAGACGCCATTTGTGCGTGGATAATCAAAAATGCAAAGGCTGTATAA